One genomic region from Stutzerimonas decontaminans encodes:
- a CDS encoding efflux RND transporter periplasmic adaptor subunit: protein MKNMLLALLSLLGTTAWAEVPPIDAPLLTFSTAINTERAARGVLRARDQALLSSELAGRIIEMPYSDGQDFKKGDVLVRFDCSAYQAQLSAAQAAGRAAREELAHKKQLAALNSVGRFEVALAEARHAQALAETQVFQVQVNRCSVIAPFAGRVVQRHVRPHESVAAGSALLEIVDNRTLEVHILVSSSWFERVVPGTAFQFTPDETGQPLQVQIKRLGARIDEGSQTLLLIGSLPEDAKGLLAGMSGTAQFQVAE, encoded by the coding sequence ATGAAAAACATGCTATTGGCGCTGCTGAGCCTATTGGGTACTACGGCTTGGGCGGAGGTGCCGCCAATTGATGCCCCGCTTCTAACTTTTTCTACAGCAATCAATACGGAGCGAGCTGCTCGTGGCGTATTACGCGCCCGCGATCAGGCGCTGCTGTCCAGTGAACTGGCAGGCCGCATCATCGAAATGCCCTATTCCGACGGTCAGGACTTTAAGAAGGGTGATGTGCTGGTGCGCTTTGATTGCAGTGCTTACCAGGCTCAGCTGAGTGCGGCCCAGGCGGCTGGTCGGGCCGCTCGCGAAGAGCTGGCTCACAAGAAGCAATTGGCGGCCCTGAACTCTGTCGGCCGTTTTGAAGTGGCCTTGGCCGAGGCCAGACACGCCCAAGCCCTCGCGGAAACACAGGTTTTTCAAGTACAGGTAAACCGCTGCAGCGTTATCGCTCCATTCGCTGGCCGCGTGGTGCAACGCCATGTGCGCCCCCACGAAAGCGTCGCAGCCGGTTCGGCGCTGCTGGAAATTGTCGACAATCGCACGCTGGAGGTACACATCCTAGTATCGTCAAGCTGGTTCGAACGCGTCGTACCCGGTACTGCATTTCAGTTCACGCCGGATGAAACCGGCCAACCCTTGCAGGTCCAAATCAAACGCTTGGGCGCGCGCATCGACGAAGGCAGCCAGACCCTGCTACTGATCGGCAGCCTGCCCGAGGACGCTAAAGGCCTGCTCGCCGGTATGAGTGGAACCGCCCAATTTCAGGTGGCGGAATGA
- a CDS encoding restriction endonuclease subunit S translates to MSWPLVAIKEVAKVVTGKTPSTVDDQNFGGDIPFVTPAELGLETYVTSAPRTLSAKGASAIKLVPNNAVMVCCIGSLGKMAIAGTPVATNQQINSVIFDENRVDAKYGFYALQLLKPKMEAMAPSTTVAIINKGNFEAMQIPLPPLPEQKRIAAILDKADAIRLKHQQAIQLVDDFLRAVFLDMFGDPVSNPKGWPKKSLKLLGKSATGRTPPGEKVGMWGEGLPFVTPGDLCGKVDSSVREVTREGAEYSKICRKGSLLVCCIGTVGKVGIAGRSLAFNQQINAQEWGSEISDIYGFFVFKLSPGLVSSKAIQTTLPILKKSLFDEIEIPVPPIGLQEKFSAIAQKVSESSLRHESGLNTPLFESLSQLAFSGQL, encoded by the coding sequence GTGAGCTGGCCTCTTGTTGCCATAAAAGAAGTGGCAAAGGTTGTTACAGGGAAGACACCATCAACGGTGGATGATCAGAACTTTGGCGGGGATATTCCGTTTGTCACTCCTGCTGAGCTTGGACTGGAGACTTATGTAACGAGTGCGCCAAGAACCTTGTCCGCTAAAGGCGCCTCGGCAATTAAGCTGGTACCAAATAATGCTGTAATGGTTTGCTGTATAGGCTCGCTTGGGAAGATGGCGATTGCGGGTACGCCTGTTGCCACAAATCAACAGATCAACTCAGTGATCTTTGACGAGAATAGAGTTGACGCAAAGTATGGCTTCTACGCTTTGCAGCTTTTAAAGCCAAAAATGGAGGCTATGGCTCCATCAACTACCGTAGCGATTATTAATAAGGGCAATTTCGAGGCGATGCAAATCCCTCTCCCACCTCTGCCCGAACAAAAGCGCATCGCCGCTATCCTAGACAAGGCCGATGCCATTCGCCTCAAACACCAGCAAGCCATCCAGCTCGTCGACGACTTCCTCCGCGCCGTGTTTCTGGACATGTTCGGCGACCCGGTAAGCAATCCGAAGGGATGGCCCAAGAAAAGCCTTAAATTACTGGGTAAGTCAGCAACTGGCAGGACGCCCCCAGGTGAGAAAGTTGGTATGTGGGGCGAAGGTTTGCCTTTTGTAACTCCTGGTGATTTGTGTGGGAAAGTTGACTCTTCTGTTCGGGAGGTGACCCGAGAGGGGGCTGAGTATTCAAAAATTTGCCGCAAAGGCAGCTTGTTGGTCTGTTGTATAGGTACTGTTGGGAAGGTTGGGATTGCTGGCCGCTCTTTAGCATTCAATCAGCAGATAAATGCGCAGGAGTGGGGTTCTGAAATTTCAGATATTTATGGGTTTTTTGTATTTAAGCTGTCTCCTGGGTTGGTTAGCTCTAAAGCAATTCAGACTACACTTCCGATTCTAAAAAAATCACTATTTGACGAAATTGAAATCCCTGTCCCGCCGATAGGCCTTCAGGAGAAATTTTC
- a CDS encoding sigma-54 interaction domain-containing protein, producing the protein MAKKQNVLLCWVGGNDLKAPSGSDAGPVLSTLKAESFDQVELLSSYPAAQVEPYLAWLREQVNSQVNLSYESLRSPVHFGDIYQAANAHLKRLHVSGTQLSILLSPGTPAMQAVWILLGKTRYPVTFYQSSLEQGVQKVDVPFEIAAEYVPAANTITGDKLLQLADGQAPVNAAFDSIVTQSERMFRLKAQAQVLAQKQVPVLIYGETGTGKELFARAIHNASPRSLGPFVAVNCGAIPPELIDSTLFGHRKGAFTGAVENRAGVFQQADGGTLFLDEFGELAPDAQVRLLRVLQEGVVTPVGGSQEVRVDVRLITATHRNLMQAVAEGGFREDLFYRVAIGVLHLPPLREREGDLLLLADSLLSGIVAGDESLKGKKISAEAKNLILNHPWRGNVRELQSTLLRAALWCPGDVIGAADIEQAMFQSPREQKSSLSQDVSQGIDLQGVIAEVAGHYLRKALTLTGNNKTRAASLLGLKSQQTLSNWMDKYGIE; encoded by the coding sequence GTGGCTAAAAAGCAGAATGTGCTGCTCTGCTGGGTAGGTGGAAACGACCTCAAAGCACCATCAGGAAGTGATGCTGGGCCTGTGCTTTCGACGCTGAAAGCGGAGTCTTTCGATCAGGTCGAACTGCTCTCTTCTTACCCGGCTGCGCAGGTTGAGCCCTACCTGGCCTGGCTGCGTGAGCAGGTGAATTCGCAGGTCAATCTTAGCTATGAGTCGCTTAGGTCTCCGGTGCATTTCGGAGATATCTACCAGGCTGCCAATGCACACCTAAAGCGGCTGCATGTCTCTGGCACACAGCTATCCATCCTGCTCAGTCCCGGCACGCCAGCCATGCAGGCGGTTTGGATTTTGCTCGGTAAGACCCGCTATCCAGTCACCTTCTACCAATCCTCGTTAGAGCAGGGGGTGCAGAAGGTCGATGTGCCATTCGAGATTGCTGCGGAATATGTGCCGGCAGCCAACACCATTACGGGTGACAAGCTGCTTCAGCTTGCTGACGGCCAGGCCCCAGTCAACGCGGCCTTTGACAGCATCGTTACACAGAGTGAGCGCATGTTCAGGCTCAAGGCGCAGGCGCAGGTTCTTGCTCAAAAGCAGGTGCCTGTCCTGATCTATGGCGAAACGGGCACTGGCAAGGAGCTATTCGCCAGAGCGATTCACAATGCCAGTCCTCGATCATTAGGGCCATTTGTAGCGGTCAACTGCGGCGCTATTCCGCCGGAGCTGATTGACTCCACATTGTTTGGTCACCGCAAAGGCGCGTTCACAGGCGCTGTTGAGAATCGAGCTGGTGTCTTCCAGCAGGCTGATGGTGGAACCCTGTTCCTGGACGAGTTTGGTGAGCTGGCTCCTGATGCCCAGGTGCGTCTGTTGCGGGTGCTGCAGGAGGGTGTAGTGACTCCGGTAGGTGGCAGTCAGGAAGTCAGAGTGGATGTGCGTCTGATTACCGCGACTCACCGCAATCTGATGCAAGCCGTAGCAGAGGGTGGCTTCCGTGAGGATCTTTTCTATCGCGTTGCCATCGGTGTCCTGCATCTACCGCCACTGCGTGAGCGCGAGGGTGACCTGCTGTTGTTGGCCGACTCCCTGTTGAGTGGGATTGTCGCAGGGGACGAATCGCTAAAGGGTAAGAAAATTTCCGCAGAAGCAAAAAATCTTATCCTTAATCACCCGTGGAGAGGCAATGTGCGGGAGTTGCAGTCCACCTTGTTGCGCGCCGCCCTCTGGTGCCCGGGTGATGTGATTGGCGCTGCGGATATTGAACAGGCGATGTTCCAATCGCCTCGTGAGCAGAAGAGCTCCTTGTCTCAAGATGTATCTCAAGGCATTGATTTACAAGGGGTAATTGCCGAGGTTGCCGGGCATTATCTGCGCAAGGCGCTGACGCTTACCGGCAATAACAAGACCCGGGCGGCCAGCCTGCTAGGCCTCAAAAGCCAGCAAACGCTGAGCAACTGGATGGACAAATACGGCATCGAATAA
- a CDS encoding DEAD/DEAH box helicase family protein: protein MKSVNFEFLRTGNELLANLAGLAEAVLHIDPGSALTRLRSFAEELTKAIYKEELLPRMPQSTFYDLVKNSVFVDCVSKPLVHQINFLRIQGNDTAHGAEGDLRNAQLALKTAHQLAMYMAIKYYGTAQADIPPFAEVQDPTATLVRLQKTVSSYEKELNQQQEALQSVMDKLEQERTRHLDKVDPPAKPDQQKRQQQSQKVADSLQWNEAKTRALLIDAMLLQAGWDVSNPAQVGQEVEVDFPGNVSGKGRADYVLWGDNGQPLAVIEAKKSGNVSLQAGREQARMYADGFERMGMQRPVIFYSNGYETFIWDDKQYNTYRPVYGIYSKDSLEYLAYQRQYRVPTLEKHNPELSIADRPYQIEAIKTVAAHFQQQRRKALIIQATGTGKTRVAIALAELLLRTGWAKRVLFLCDRKELRVQADDAFKQNLPSEPRCVIGETGKVDQTARIYIATYPGMMNRFAQLDVGFFDLIIADESHRSIYNKYRDLFDYFDALQVGLTATPVKFISRNTFDIFDCETTDPTFEFGLDAAINNEPPYLVPFRVKDLTTDFLRDGIHYNDLSDEQKRQLEEDLGEEEAKRTTIAGKDIGRKIFSEDTDRIILENLINNGIKDETGSLVGKTIVFAQRQDHAEHLEKLFCKLYPQYGTKVCKVIHNAIPHVDTLIKEFKKPDNDFRIAISVDMLDTGIDVPEVVNLVFAKPVKSWVKFWQMIGRGTRLRPNLFGPGKDKTEFLIFDHYGNFDFFEQEYQEPEDTGSKSLLQTTFEARLALAQAALRHNHAAAFDAAIALLRADINDLPDTSVAVKRELRAVHQLQQTQQLQQFDGKTQHLLTNTIAPLMSARVLRDKHATALDKLIAGIQCCLVEQATCFEDGKIALLAELDKLAVNIQAVRQKDALIAEVRSADFWLQPSIDKLENARQELRGIMKYRQTGTGPGDGIGTTKTKDGNLLGDERAVYITGASEAMIYRRRLKDILAGMLAANPTLQKIHKGEPIAESELKTLTSTILTSHPGVSLEVLNEFYGRTADQLHLTVREIIGLDAHAIEEHFKQFLHAHPSLTAQQVRFMNLLKNYIAQHGSIVIETLYDAPFSSISHEGIDGVFAPADVTELVAVLKPFLKNPDQPGPPRLMAAQPIDRDH from the coding sequence ATGAAATCAGTCAACTTCGAGTTCCTCCGCACCGGCAACGAATTGCTGGCGAACCTCGCAGGCCTCGCTGAAGCCGTCCTGCATATCGATCCGGGCAGCGCACTCACTCGCCTGCGCAGCTTTGCCGAAGAGCTGACCAAAGCCATCTACAAGGAAGAGCTGCTGCCGCGCATGCCGCAGTCAACCTTCTACGACCTGGTGAAAAACTCGGTTTTTGTCGATTGCGTCAGCAAGCCGCTGGTGCACCAGATCAATTTCCTGCGCATCCAGGGTAACGACACCGCACACGGCGCTGAAGGTGACCTGCGCAATGCACAACTGGCACTGAAGACCGCCCATCAGCTGGCCATGTACATGGCCATCAAGTACTACGGTACCGCACAGGCCGATATTCCGCCCTTTGCCGAGGTGCAGGATCCGACCGCGACCCTCGTCCGCCTGCAGAAAACCGTCTCCAGCTATGAGAAGGAACTCAACCAGCAGCAGGAAGCGCTGCAGAGCGTGATGGACAAGCTGGAGCAGGAGCGCACCCGCCACCTCGACAAGGTCGACCCGCCTGCCAAGCCTGATCAGCAAAAGCGTCAGCAGCAGAGCCAGAAGGTGGCCGACAGCCTGCAGTGGAACGAAGCCAAAACCCGCGCATTGCTGATCGACGCCATGCTCCTGCAAGCCGGCTGGGATGTCAGCAACCCCGCGCAGGTCGGCCAGGAAGTGGAGGTCGATTTCCCCGGCAACGTCTCCGGCAAGGGCCGTGCGGACTACGTGCTATGGGGCGACAACGGTCAGCCCCTGGCCGTGATCGAGGCCAAGAAATCCGGCAATGTCAGCCTGCAAGCCGGGCGCGAACAGGCGCGCATGTACGCCGACGGCTTCGAGCGCATGGGCATGCAGCGCCCGGTGATTTTCTACAGCAACGGCTACGAAACCTTTATCTGGGACGATAAGCAGTACAACACCTACCGCCCGGTGTACGGCATCTACAGCAAGGACAGCCTGGAATACCTCGCCTATCAGCGCCAGTACCGTGTCCCCACGCTGGAGAAACACAACCCAGAGCTGAGCATTGCCGACCGCCCCTACCAGATTGAGGCGATCAAAACCGTCGCCGCCCACTTCCAGCAGCAGCGCCGCAAGGCCCTGATCATCCAGGCCACCGGCACCGGCAAAACCCGCGTGGCCATCGCCCTGGCTGAGTTGCTGCTGCGCACCGGCTGGGCCAAGCGCGTGCTGTTCCTCTGCGACCGCAAAGAGCTGCGCGTGCAGGCCGATGACGCCTTCAAGCAAAACCTGCCCAGCGAGCCGCGCTGTGTGATCGGCGAAACCGGCAAGGTCGACCAGACCGCGCGCATCTACATCGCCACCTACCCGGGCATGATGAACCGCTTCGCCCAGCTTGATGTGGGCTTCTTCGACCTGATCATCGCCGACGAAAGCCACCGCAGCATCTATAACAAGTACCGCGACCTGTTCGACTACTTCGACGCGCTGCAGGTCGGCCTCACTGCCACGCCGGTGAAGTTCATCAGCCGCAACACCTTCGATATTTTCGACTGCGAAACCACAGACCCGACTTTCGAGTTCGGCCTCGATGCTGCCATCAATAATGAGCCGCCTTATCTGGTGCCATTCCGCGTGAAGGACCTCACCACGGACTTCCTACGCGACGGCATCCACTACAACGACCTCAGCGACGAGCAGAAGCGCCAGCTCGAAGAGGACCTCGGCGAGGAGGAGGCCAAGCGCACCACCATCGCCGGCAAGGACATCGGTCGCAAAATCTTCAGCGAAGACACCGACCGCATCATCCTGGAAAACCTGATCAACAACGGCATCAAGGATGAGACCGGCTCACTGGTCGGCAAAACCATCGTCTTCGCCCAGCGTCAGGACCACGCCGAGCACCTGGAAAAGCTCTTCTGCAAGCTCTACCCGCAGTACGGCACCAAGGTCTGCAAGGTCATCCACAACGCCATCCCGCACGTGGACACCCTGATCAAGGAATTCAAAAAGCCGGATAACGACTTCCGCATCGCCATCTCGGTGGACATGCTCGACACCGGCATCGACGTACCGGAAGTGGTCAACCTGGTGTTCGCCAAGCCGGTCAAATCCTGGGTTAAGTTCTGGCAGATGATCGGCCGCGGTACGCGCCTGCGCCCCAACCTGTTTGGCCCCGGTAAAGACAAAACCGAGTTTTTGATCTTCGACCACTACGGCAACTTCGATTTCTTCGAGCAGGAGTATCAGGAGCCGGAAGACACCGGCAGCAAATCCCTGCTGCAAACCACCTTCGAAGCTCGCCTGGCGCTGGCCCAAGCCGCCCTACGCCACAACCATGCCGCTGCCTTTGACGCCGCCATTGCCCTGCTGCGTGCCGACATCAACGACCTGCCCGACACCAGCGTGGCGGTAAAGCGTGAACTGCGCGCCGTGCACCAGTTGCAGCAAACCCAGCAGCTGCAGCAGTTCGATGGCAAAACCCAACACCTGCTGACAAACACCATTGCCCCGCTGATGTCGGCCCGCGTGCTGCGCGACAAACACGCCACTGCGCTGGATAAGCTGATCGCCGGTATTCAGTGCTGCCTGGTCGAGCAGGCCACCTGCTTCGAGGACGGCAAAATTGCCCTGCTGGCCGAGTTGGACAAGCTCGCCGTGAATATCCAGGCCGTCCGCCAGAAGGATGCCCTGATCGCCGAAGTACGCAGCGCCGACTTCTGGCTGCAGCCGAGCATCGACAAGCTGGAAAACGCCCGCCAGGAACTGCGCGGCATCATGAAATATCGTCAGACCGGCACCGGGCCAGGTGATGGCATAGGAACCACCAAAACCAAGGATGGCAACCTGCTGGGCGACGAGCGCGCGGTGTACATCACTGGCGCCAGCGAGGCCATGATCTACCGCCGCCGCCTCAAGGACATCCTTGCCGGCATGCTCGCCGCCAACCCGACCCTGCAAAAAATCCACAAGGGCGAACCCATTGCCGAGAGCGAGCTGAAAACCCTGACCTCGACCATCCTCACCAGCCACCCCGGCGTCAGCCTGGAGGTGCTCAACGAGTTCTACGGTCGCACAGCCGATCAACTGCACCTCACCGTACGCGAGATCATTGGCCTGGATGCACACGCCATTGAGGAACACTTCAAACAGTTCCTCCATGCCCATCCCAGCCTGACCGCCCAGCAGGTGCGCTTTATGAACCTGCTGAAAAACTACATCGCCCAGCACGGCAGCATCGTGATTGAAACACTCTACGACGCGCCGTTTTCCAGCATCTCCCACGAGGGCATCGACGGCGTGTTCGCCCCCGCCGATGTCACCGAACTGGTGGCCGTGCTCAAACCCTTTTTGAAGAACCCCGACCAGCCCGGCCCCCCCCGCCTGATGGCCGCACAACCTATAGATCGAGACCACTGA
- a CDS encoding type I restriction-modification system subunit M, whose product MLTGKIRNDIDKLWEKFWTGGITNPLTVIEQISYLMFARMLDMQEDVAERKANRTGKPFDRLFPNTPEGQLLRWKNFRNMSGKELHSHLKQKVYPFFAQLGGAEGEGGEREGLGHISEYMQDADLEIKNESVLTSAVEMVNDLPLTQSDVKGDIYEYLLSKLTTAGINGQFRTPRHIIDAMIELIAPQPTEVICDPACGTAGFLARTMEYLNRVHSSPEGTFTDEDGNLHYSGDLLEPYRQHINSQMFWGFDFDTTMLRVSSMNMMLHGVNGGNIRYQDSLSKSIKEHYPRQEQDFFDVVLANPPFKGSLDETNTNPDVLGLVKTKKTELLFVAHILRSLKLGGRAAVIVPDGVLFGSSKAHQQLRQELLDNNQLEGIVSLPSGVFKPYAGVSTAILIFTKGGTTERVWFYDLQADGYSLDDKRTELKGEGSNDLPDAIAQWHKYRQMIEGNLSASTINTLFGDKRKKAFVVPAEDIAANKYDLSINRYKEVEYRQEQYEDPKVILQRLKGLEQEILADLDELEGML is encoded by the coding sequence ATGCTCACCGGCAAAATCCGCAACGATATCGACAAGCTCTGGGAAAAATTCTGGACCGGCGGCATCACCAACCCGCTGACTGTGATCGAACAGATCAGCTACCTGATGTTCGCCCGCATGCTCGACATGCAGGAAGACGTGGCCGAGCGCAAAGCCAATCGCACCGGCAAGCCCTTCGACCGCCTCTTTCCCAATACCCCGGAAGGCCAGCTGCTGCGCTGGAAGAACTTCCGCAACATGAGTGGCAAGGAGCTGCACAGCCATCTCAAGCAGAAGGTCTACCCCTTCTTCGCCCAACTCGGCGGTGCTGAAGGCGAGGGCGGTGAGCGCGAGGGCCTCGGTCATATCAGCGAGTACATGCAGGACGCCGATCTAGAGATCAAGAACGAGTCCGTACTCACCTCCGCTGTGGAGATGGTCAATGACCTGCCGCTGACCCAGAGCGACGTCAAGGGCGATATCTACGAATACCTGCTGAGCAAGCTCACCACCGCCGGCATCAACGGCCAGTTCCGCACCCCGCGCCACATCATCGACGCGATGATCGAACTGATCGCCCCGCAGCCGACCGAGGTAATCTGCGACCCGGCCTGCGGCACGGCGGGCTTTCTCGCCCGCACCATGGAATACCTCAACCGCGTGCATTCAAGCCCGGAAGGCACCTTCACCGACGAAGACGGCAACCTGCATTACTCCGGCGACCTGCTCGAACCCTACCGCCAGCACATCAACAGCCAGATGTTCTGGGGCTTCGACTTCGACACCACCATGCTGCGCGTCTCCAGCATGAACATGATGCTGCACGGCGTGAACGGCGGGAACATCCGCTACCAGGACTCCCTGAGCAAATCCATCAAGGAGCACTACCCGCGTCAGGAACAAGACTTCTTCGACGTGGTGCTGGCCAACCCTCCGTTCAAAGGCAGCCTGGACGAAACCAACACCAACCCCGACGTGCTCGGTCTGGTGAAAACCAAGAAGACCGAGCTGCTGTTCGTTGCCCATATCCTCCGCTCGCTCAAGCTCGGCGGCCGCGCCGCCGTGATCGTGCCGGACGGCGTGCTGTTCGGCTCGTCCAAAGCCCACCAGCAACTGCGCCAGGAGCTGCTCGACAACAACCAGCTCGAAGGCATCGTCAGCCTGCCCAGCGGTGTGTTCAAACCCTACGCCGGCGTCAGCACTGCCATCCTGATTTTTACCAAGGGCGGTACCACCGAACGTGTGTGGTTCTATGACCTGCAGGCCGACGGCTACTCGCTGGACGACAAGCGCACCGAGCTGAAAGGAGAGGGCAGCAACGACCTGCCCGATGCTATAGCCCAGTGGCATAAGTACCGGCAGATGATTGAGGGCAACCTCAGCGCCAGCACCATCAATACCCTGTTCGGCGACAAGCGCAAAAAGGCCTTTGTCGTGCCCGCAGAGGATATTGCTGCCAACAAGTACGACCTCTCCATCAATCGCTACAAGGAAGTGGAGTACCGGCAGGAACAGTACGAGGATCCCAAGGTGATTCTGCAACGGCTAAAAGGGCTGGAGCAGGAAATTCTGGCGGATCTGGATGAGCTGGAGGGGATGCTGTGA
- a CDS encoding tyrosine-type recombinase/integrase, whose translation MKEHILQRLKYDPQKGRQDYLDPPMPGQGTFGVRVNKTCISFILLYSFHGDSRRLTLGKYPELSLAEARAKAAQAGELLKQGVDPGKKKLVELVAYRTSPTLEEAIVSYLEWAEKNKKSWREDERMLRSEFVPHLGKTKIADIRRKEVIALLDHKAKTAPVQANRLLSVIRKLFNFCVERQILEATPLVKMPRVAKEKRRERSLNRHELVWFLHQLAGASLTTNTRFSLLLSLMLAQRSGRIVTMRWVDIDLDDVIWDRSGLFEKNENPIAIPLSEDVLSILKYLRERQVQNVMSSDPERWADSRKLPSPGQYVFPGRWPAKPQTQPSLNRAMRRFYDDYLKDPERVEEESLLRVADGYPRPTVHDLRRTATTHMSKHGLGKDVRSRILNHKDLSVDAIYDRYSYFEEKAEALQGWHAYLKGLLQKEFGDVDWVGFYGRRMEASAPDDEGE comes from the coding sequence ATGAAGGAGCACATCCTCCAACGGCTCAAGTACGACCCGCAAAAAGGCCGTCAGGACTACCTCGATCCGCCCATGCCCGGGCAGGGTACCTTCGGCGTGCGGGTCAACAAAACATGCATAAGTTTCATCTTGCTCTACAGCTTTCATGGCGACTCTCGGCGTCTGACCCTGGGCAAATACCCCGAGCTGTCCCTCGCTGAGGCGCGTGCTAAGGCCGCGCAGGCGGGGGAGCTGCTCAAGCAGGGCGTCGATCCTGGGAAGAAGAAGCTCGTCGAGTTGGTTGCGTACCGCACTAGCCCGACGCTCGAAGAGGCGATTGTCAGCTACCTGGAGTGGGCCGAAAAGAACAAGAAGTCGTGGCGTGAGGATGAGCGCATGCTGCGCAGCGAGTTTGTCCCCCACCTGGGCAAGACCAAAATTGCTGACATCAGGCGCAAGGAGGTGATTGCGCTGCTTGATCACAAAGCCAAAACCGCGCCGGTGCAGGCCAACCGCCTGCTGTCCGTGATCCGCAAGCTGTTCAACTTCTGCGTGGAGCGGCAGATTCTTGAGGCCACACCGCTGGTGAAGATGCCGCGTGTCGCCAAGGAAAAACGCCGCGAGCGCAGCCTTAACCGGCATGAGTTGGTGTGGTTTCTGCACCAGCTGGCCGGTGCCTCGCTGACAACCAATACGCGGTTTTCGCTGTTGCTGAGTCTGATGCTGGCGCAGCGTTCCGGGCGCATCGTCACCATGCGTTGGGTCGACATTGATCTCGACGATGTGATCTGGGACCGCAGTGGCCTGTTTGAAAAAAACGAAAACCCGATTGCCATTCCGCTTTCCGAGGATGTGCTGAGCATTCTGAAATACCTGCGTGAGCGGCAGGTTCAGAACGTGATGTCGAGTGACCCTGAGCGCTGGGCTGACAGTAGAAAATTGCCGAGCCCGGGGCAGTACGTGTTTCCGGGGCGCTGGCCCGCCAAGCCGCAGACACAGCCCTCACTCAACCGCGCCATGCGCCGCTTCTACGATGACTATCTGAAGGACCCAGAGCGTGTTGAAGAGGAGAGCCTGCTGCGGGTCGCAGACGGCTATCCGCGTCCGACCGTGCATGACTTGCGCCGTACGGCAACCACGCACATGTCCAAGCATGGCTTGGGCAAGGACGTGCGCAGTCGCATCCTCAACCATAAGGACCTGTCGGTGGATGCGATCTATGACCGTTACTCATACTTTGAAGAAAAGGCTGAGGCTCTCCAGGGGTGGCATGCCTATCTGAAGGGGTTGCTGCAGAAGGAGTTTGGTGACGTGGACTGGGTAGGGTTCTACGGGCGGCGCATGGAGGCCTCTGCACCAGATGATGAGGGGGAATAA